In Janthinobacterium rivuli, a single genomic region encodes these proteins:
- a CDS encoding type VI lipase adapter Tla3 domain-containing protein, with protein MKSLFLRLQYPLYAVASVLALLLLWSLLISPSPFLLESTMSSKVLKYLHGLLLIPPLVAATLLGSRWLHSSKPMVVAKPQVQQMVPSEQEKREYVLEVIGLGVTLDKYRQGKLWEALQKGNAYASIREQDKKKYPWSSLDKAGTSGGRAGDSLENGALNTPMYFAVPIFNAEGPIADPALQDTPHSPIMGLAGSTASSGMHWHLFVAGPRRFEEHPEHILEDVFAFFDAHPDVPYIILNSHDGMESRDINRSPNTPELLKDGYYIPEMPDASALFVLARRERIDAVRKFAYDDAPPEDSVDDLNTYGVARRLYLAYDKLMRAVPHPDKKEDPSAFTQRQPSIAEWLPVAAQFAQRSDIRGTGSFSMLDRLQHKTYQPPKDWQPTPWFPLPFNKEQLAQLDRLPTFGFIHRPTFVRITDEHGKPLTRRDQREQALQAGWQQALRSLPEAERPAAPARLVAATGGNQAQLVALHKTLLSHAEDGGTELDSGNTAQWIDTDQRLGNTGAATLFVQMAIAVMGSYRDGGVSAVVNLRNPDEATIVLVSPPSDEKCRTQKHPHGGDVLRHHVTPAIDPANYPAN; from the coding sequence ATGAAAAGCTTATTCCTCCGCTTGCAATATCCGCTGTATGCAGTCGCCAGCGTACTGGCACTGCTATTGCTTTGGTCATTACTGATCAGCCCATCACCTTTCTTGCTGGAGTCCACGATGAGCAGCAAAGTCTTGAAGTACCTGCATGGGCTGTTGCTGATCCCGCCTCTCGTGGCAGCCACATTGCTAGGCTCACGCTGGCTGCACTCGTCCAAGCCTATGGTCGTCGCAAAGCCGCAAGTGCAGCAGATGGTACCCAGCGAACAGGAAAAGCGGGAATATGTGCTGGAGGTTATCGGTCTCGGCGTCACCCTGGACAAATACCGACAAGGGAAATTGTGGGAAGCCCTGCAAAAGGGAAATGCCTATGCCAGCATCCGCGAACAAGATAAGAAGAAATATCCATGGAGCAGCCTGGACAAAGCAGGCACCAGTGGGGGGCGTGCAGGCGACTCACTCGAAAATGGCGCGCTGAATACGCCAATGTATTTTGCCGTACCCATATTTAACGCCGAAGGCCCCATTGCAGATCCTGCGCTGCAAGATACACCACACTCGCCCATTATGGGTCTGGCAGGCAGCACCGCCTCTTCCGGCATGCACTGGCATCTATTTGTGGCCGGACCACGACGCTTCGAGGAACATCCCGAGCATATTCTAGAAGATGTTTTCGCATTTTTTGACGCCCATCCTGACGTGCCATACATCATCTTGAATTCGCATGATGGCATGGAATCGCGCGATATCAATCGCAGTCCCAACACTCCCGAATTGCTCAAAGATGGCTACTACATCCCCGAAATGCCCGACGCCTCCGCTCTGTTCGTGCTGGCCCGGCGTGAGCGCATCGACGCCGTGCGGAAGTTTGCATATGACGATGCGCCGCCCGAGGACAGCGTCGATGACCTCAACACCTACGGCGTGGCGCGGCGCCTGTATCTGGCCTATGACAAATTGATGCGAGCAGTGCCCCATCCAGACAAAAAAGAAGACCCGAGTGCATTCACCCAGCGTCAGCCCTCAATCGCCGAATGGCTCCCCGTCGCCGCGCAATTCGCGCAGCGCTCCGATATCCGCGGCACGGGCAGCTTCAGCATGCTCGACAGGCTCCAGCACAAGACCTACCAACCGCCCAAAGACTGGCAACCCACGCCCTGGTTTCCCTTGCCCTTCAACAAGGAACAACTGGCGCAGCTGGACCGCCTGCCGACCTTCGGTTTCATCCACCGGCCCACGTTTGTCAGGATAACGGATGAGCACGGCAAGCCCCTGACGCGGCGCGATCAGCGCGAGCAAGCCTTGCAGGCGGGCTGGCAACAAGCCTTGCGCAGCTTGCCGGAAGCCGAGCGCCCCGCTGCCCCGGCGCGTCTGGTCGCCGCCACCGGTGGCAATCAGGCGCAGCTGGTGGCGCTGCACAAGACCTTGCTGAGCCATGCGGAAGATGGCGGCACGGAACTCGACAGCGGCAATACGGCGCAGTGGATCGACACGGACCAGCGCCTGGGCAACACGGGCGCGGCCACCCTGTTCGTGCAGATGGCCATCGCCGTGATGGGCAGCTACCGCGATGGCGGCGTCAGCGCCGTGGTGAACCTGCGCAACCCGGACGAAGCGACCATCGTGCTGGTCAGCCCGCCGTCGGACGAAAAATGCCGCACGCAAAAACACCCGCACGGCGGCGATGTGCTGCGGCACCACGTCACGCCGGCCATCGACCCGGCGAATTATCCGGCGAACTGA
- a CDS encoding T6SS effector phospholipase Tle3 domain-containing protein, producing MAYPKLPYTSGKSSALLHCGRLNDAIVRIRPELPGNIIVIHGVNDVGTSFGAVEKGLCQGLDARMYGGGHVFTPATYRLPQEADKREVIADPDAVYFKRKHDDTTYSPVIPFYWGFRERSNASKVINGQNTDRYGNRLDKDMSKNGGPFGNATNTLPDMWNKGLFSPYDVGGDPVRPLTTAPGRMYMVLAAKRLAALIAMIRDYDSDDVVSIVAHSQGCLISLLAQAFLLDEGKRPADTLILTHPPYSLVEDTTMFFGAAESSRIFGGGRDAVMESQYDAINNRQTLHARLQTLAQIVQGVVAKRHATPAFTQIKDHTVCHGMAGAAWRAEADRDNRGKVYLYFCPEDMTVALDNMQGIGWQGIPDHIDGHGLSKTKGKTDKSIWGDGPTYWQKDFQRRQPLAELGKGFYQRVFTNKQRPDAAGKNNGPVLVGLPPHDFALRLEGEDDHAHVAGANRGHRGNHDEAPWPPVKPSKWNIFSTEAGRREGLRTINGEALRVPGKAVLDGGEIRPGQFPKDSDQARLPRDQQGPCEEVDPIDAAIAVTSKKGLRMRKQEIIADPRPLKHRIPEYGVGMFGAGERDQVEKALNLGKEAGDQCRIDRVSRHPGGGDNLLVNREETPNEARKRWQNEVSPKSFHGAIIGNAENHRNVTAYDVAIGGGKASSDPSFYRYLCAVADWRLKTDDKIPRPSILKWDTFAKNFAVYLSAEPAARKAIIVGNARYYSSGELPACIPALHEGLPSTVVCEIVNGRRTDSVVTPVVHKASDEIPR from the coding sequence ATGGCGTATCCCAAACTTCCCTACACCAGCGGCAAGAGTAGCGCCCTGCTCCATTGCGGCCGCCTCAACGACGCCATCGTGCGCATCCGCCCTGAGTTGCCAGGCAACATCATCGTCATCCATGGCGTGAACGACGTCGGCACCAGTTTTGGCGCCGTGGAAAAAGGACTCTGCCAGGGACTCGATGCGCGCATGTATGGCGGCGGGCACGTGTTCACCCCGGCCACCTACCGCTTGCCGCAGGAGGCCGACAAGCGTGAAGTAATCGCCGATCCGGACGCGGTCTACTTCAAGCGCAAGCATGATGACACGACGTACAGTCCCGTCATCCCGTTTTACTGGGGCTTTCGCGAACGCAGCAACGCCAGCAAAGTGATCAACGGCCAGAACACGGACCGCTATGGCAACCGCCTGGACAAGGATATGTCGAAGAACGGCGGCCCGTTCGGCAATGCCACCAATACCCTGCCCGACATGTGGAACAAGGGATTATTCTCTCCGTACGACGTGGGCGGCGACCCCGTACGCCCTTTGACGACGGCGCCGGGCCGCATGTACATGGTGCTGGCGGCCAAGCGCCTGGCCGCGCTCATCGCCATGATCCGCGATTACGACAGCGACGACGTGGTTTCCATCGTCGCGCACAGCCAGGGCTGCTTGATCTCGCTGCTGGCGCAAGCCTTCCTGCTCGACGAAGGCAAGCGACCCGCCGACACGCTGATCCTCACGCATCCGCCCTACAGCCTGGTGGAAGACACGACCATGTTCTTCGGCGCGGCGGAATCGAGCCGCATCTTTGGCGGCGGCCGGGATGCGGTAATGGAAAGCCAGTACGACGCCATCAACAACCGCCAGACGCTGCATGCGCGCCTGCAAACCCTGGCGCAGATCGTACAAGGCGTGGTGGCAAAAAGGCATGCCACGCCCGCCTTTACACAAATCAAGGATCACACCGTCTGCCATGGGATGGCGGGCGCGGCATGGCGCGCGGAAGCGGACCGCGACAACCGGGGCAAGGTCTACCTGTACTTTTGCCCCGAAGACATGACTGTAGCGCTGGATAATATGCAGGGCATCGGCTGGCAAGGCATACCCGACCACATCGATGGCCATGGCCTGTCCAAAACCAAGGGCAAGACGGACAAAAGCATCTGGGGTGATGGCCCCACCTACTGGCAAAAGGATTTCCAGCGCCGGCAACCGCTAGCGGAACTGGGTAAAGGATTTTACCAGCGTGTCTTTACCAACAAACAGCGCCCCGATGCGGCTGGCAAAAACAATGGGCCGGTGCTGGTAGGCCTGCCGCCGCACGACTTCGCCCTGCGGCTGGAAGGCGAGGACGACCATGCCCACGTGGCCGGCGCCAACCGGGGCCACCGCGGCAACCACGACGAGGCGCCATGGCCGCCCGTCAAACCCAGCAAATGGAATATCTTTTCCACGGAAGCGGGTCGGCGCGAAGGCTTGCGCACGATCAATGGCGAAGCCTTGCGCGTACCCGGGAAAGCCGTGCTCGACGGCGGCGAGATCCGCCCTGGGCAATTCCCGAAGGATTCCGACCAGGCAAGGCTGCCGCGCGACCAGCAAGGACCGTGCGAGGAAGTCGACCCAATCGATGCAGCCATCGCGGTGACCAGCAAGAAAGGTTTGCGCATGCGCAAGCAGGAAATCATTGCCGATCCGCGGCCGCTCAAGCATCGCATTCCCGAGTACGGCGTCGGCATGTTCGGCGCGGGCGAGCGCGATCAAGTGGAAAAAGCCTTGAACCTAGGCAAGGAAGCGGGCGACCAATGCAGGATAGACCGCGTTTCGCGCCATCCGGGTGGTGGCGACAATCTGCTTGTGAATCGCGAAGAAACCCCGAACGAGGCACGCAAGCGCTGGCAAAACGAGGTCAGCCCAAAATCCTTCCACGGGGCCATCATCGGCAACGCGGAAAACCATCGCAACGTGACGGCGTATGACGTGGCCATCGGCGGGGGCAAGGCGAGCAGCGATCCGAGTTTTTATCGGTATTTGTGTGCGGTGGCGGATTGGCGGCTGAAAACAGATGACAAAATACCACGTCCATCCATATTGAAATGGGATACCTTTGCAAAAAATTTCGCAGTCTACTTGTCTGCCGAGCCTGCGGCGCGTAAAGCGATCATCGTAGGTAATGCGCGCTATTACAGTTCGGGAGAACTTCCCGCTTGTATTCCCGCCCTACATGAGGGCCTGCCTTCCACCGTTGTATGTGAAATAGTCAACGGCAGGCGTACTGATTCAGTCGTCACGCCGGTCGTCCATAAAGCCAGCGACGAAATACCAAGATGA
- a CDS encoding sigma-54-dependent transcriptional regulator, with the protein MHENNFEGMQVLLVEDDAVVRKGARQSLELAGLQVTAVATAEEALPYLVPEFAGILLSDIKLPGMDGLKLLDIAVAQDASLPVILVTGHGDVSMAVGAMRRGAYDFIEKPFSADLLVEVCRRALDKRHLVLENMNLRRQLEQRVGIEARIVGRSAAMAKVRQLVLNLAPKSADIIILGETGTGKELIARCLHDFSERRDHPFVAINCGALPESIFESELFGHEEGAFTGAQRQRIGKIEYANGGTLFLDEIESMPLALQVKLLRVLQERQVERLGSNKLISVNFRVIAAAKEDLNVLAEQGKFRPDLYYRLNVASLTLPALRNRREDIPLLFEFFVLQAALRYGQPAALVSGELIASLMAQRWAGNVRELHNVADRFVLGLLDDTLSPAGCREASLAEQVDTFEISIIEEALRRHNGNVIDAAASLNIPKKTLYDKLKRFDISTEQFR; encoded by the coding sequence ATGCACGAGAATAATTTTGAAGGCATGCAAGTGCTGCTGGTGGAAGACGATGCCGTCGTGCGCAAGGGCGCCCGGCAATCGCTGGAACTGGCAGGCCTGCAAGTGACGGCCGTGGCCACGGCCGAAGAAGCGCTGCCCTACCTGGTGCCCGAATTTGCCGGCATTTTATTGAGCGATATCAAGCTGCCCGGCATGGATGGCTTGAAACTGCTCGATATCGCCGTGGCGCAGGATGCCAGTCTGCCCGTCATCCTCGTCACGGGCCACGGCGACGTGTCGATGGCCGTGGGCGCCATGCGCCGTGGCGCCTACGATTTCATCGAAAAACCATTTTCCGCCGACTTGCTGGTGGAAGTGTGCCGCCGCGCCCTCGATAAACGCCACCTGGTGCTGGAAAACATGAACTTGCGCCGCCAGCTCGAGCAGCGGGTCGGCATCGAAGCGCGCATCGTGGGCCGCAGCGCGGCCATGGCCAAGGTGCGCCAGCTGGTGCTGAACCTGGCGCCCAAGTCTGCCGACATCATCATCCTGGGCGAAACGGGGACAGGAAAAGAACTCATCGCCCGCTGCCTGCACGACTTCAGCGAACGGCGCGACCACCCTTTCGTGGCGATCAACTGCGGCGCCCTGCCCGAATCGATCTTCGAGTCGGAACTGTTCGGCCACGAGGAAGGGGCATTTACGGGCGCGCAGCGCCAGCGCATCGGCAAGATCGAGTACGCGAACGGCGGCACCCTGTTTCTCGACGAAATCGAAAGCATGCCGCTGGCCCTGCAAGTCAAGCTGCTGCGCGTGCTGCAGGAGCGGCAGGTGGAGCGGCTCGGTTCCAATAAACTGATTTCCGTCAATTTCCGCGTCATCGCCGCCGCCAAGGAAGACTTGAATGTGCTGGCGGAACAGGGCAAATTCCGGCCCGACCTGTATTACCGCCTGAACGTGGCCAGCCTGACCCTGCCTGCCCTGCGCAACCGGCGCGAAGATATCCCCCTGCTGTTCGAATTTTTCGTGCTGCAGGCGGCGCTGCGCTATGGCCAGCCGGCCGCCCTCGTCAGCGGCGAACTGATCGCCTCGCTGATGGCGCAGCGCTGGGCCGGCAATGTGCGCGAGCTGCACAATGTGGCCGACCGCTTCGTGCTGGGCTTGCTTGACGACACCCTCAGCCCGGCCGGCTGCCGCGAAGCGTCGCTGGCCGAGCAAGTCGACACCTTCGAGATTTCCATCATCGAGGAAGCCTTGCGCCGCCACAACGGCAACGTCATCGACGCGGCGGCCAGCCTGAATATCCCGAAGAAAACCCTGTACGACAAGCTCAAGCGCTTCGATATTTCCACCGAGCAGTTCCGCTGA
- a CDS encoding sensor histidine kinase: MAFGKRTLRPALGPLLAVGSLVVLTWASYAWVKQRQLDELHRTLDSRAELYAASIGGALNKYEFLPLAVAQSDAVAQLLEQPSADKVTQINAYLVDMNRRAGAFAVYVLDDKGTTLASSNWQDRSSYVGVNYGFRPYFKDAFAGGIGRFYGIGASTFEAGYFISQPVQRNGRIIGIVAAKVNLDWIEQSWRTPGAGEQIWVKDANGVLILATTPAFKFKTLAPLSADAKNNISEQRQFLQENLPILPHRLRRQFADGASVMTLERPQTGDTPALSGSADYLAVNRALGPLQWQITVLAELDQVDEAARNAAIAAALGWALLLLALMYARQRRRRIADKLNAQQTLARAYEQLEIKVEQRTADLVHANGRLQAEVAERERAEQTLRYAQAELVQSGKLAAIGQMAAGVTHELNQPLAALQTFSDNAKVFLARGRIDDALDNLSTISDLVKRLGYVTSQLKGFARRSDDARKPVSVRQAFAQTMLQIRTRKHSQRLTLHESWLEDDIIVLCNAIGLEQVFTNLITNAMDAVPESEPVQIWFQVRREGDLAVLHITDNGPGIPLASLDKIFDPFYTTKEHGLGLGLSISAGILRAAGSALAVRNRSAQEGGGAQFTITLSCAPGENKIETKE, encoded by the coding sequence ATGGCATTCGGCAAACGGACCCTGAGACCCGCGCTCGGCCCCCTGCTGGCCGTGGGATCGCTGGTCGTGCTGACGTGGGCGTCGTATGCCTGGGTCAAGCAGCGCCAGCTCGATGAATTGCACCGCACGCTCGATTCGCGCGCGGAACTGTATGCGGCATCCATCGGCGGCGCCCTCAACAAGTACGAATTCCTGCCCCTGGCCGTGGCCCAGAGCGATGCCGTGGCGCAATTACTGGAACAGCCCAGCGCCGACAAGGTCACGCAGATCAACGCCTACCTGGTCGACATGAACCGCCGCGCGGGCGCCTTTGCCGTCTACGTGCTCGATGACAAGGGCACGACCCTGGCGTCGAGCAACTGGCAAGACCGCAGCTCGTATGTCGGCGTCAACTACGGTTTCCGGCCCTATTTCAAGGATGCGTTCGCGGGCGGCATCGGCCGCTTCTACGGCATCGGCGCCTCGACCTTCGAGGCCGGCTATTTCATTTCGCAACCCGTGCAGCGCAACGGGCGCATCATCGGCATCGTCGCCGCCAAGGTCAACCTGGACTGGATCGAGCAATCGTGGCGCACACCGGGCGCGGGCGAACAGATCTGGGTCAAGGACGCGAATGGCGTGCTGATCCTGGCCACCACACCCGCCTTCAAGTTCAAGACACTGGCCCCGCTGTCGGCGGATGCCAAGAACAACATCAGCGAACAGCGCCAGTTCCTGCAAGAAAACCTGCCCATCTTGCCGCACCGGCTGCGGCGCCAGTTCGCCGATGGCGCCAGCGTGATGACCCTGGAACGTCCGCAGACGGGCGATACGCCCGCCCTGTCCGGCAGCGCAGACTATCTGGCCGTGAACCGCGCCCTGGGCCCGCTGCAATGGCAAATCACCGTGCTGGCCGAACTCGACCAGGTCGACGAGGCGGCGCGCAACGCGGCCATCGCCGCCGCGCTGGGCTGGGCCTTGCTGCTGCTGGCCCTGATGTATGCGCGCCAGCGCCGGCGCCGCATCGCCGACAAGCTCAATGCGCAGCAAACCCTGGCGCGCGCCTATGAACAGCTGGAAATCAAGGTCGAACAGCGCACGGCCGACCTGGTGCACGCGAATGGCCGCCTGCAAGCCGAGGTGGCCGAGCGCGAGCGGGCCGAACAGACCCTGCGCTATGCCCAGGCGGAACTGGTGCAAAGCGGCAAGCTGGCCGCCATCGGCCAGATGGCGGCCGGCGTGACGCACGAACTGAACCAGCCGCTGGCCGCCCTGCAAACGTTTTCCGACAATGCCAAGGTGTTTCTGGCACGCGGGCGCATCGACGATGCGCTCGATAATCTGTCGACCATTTCCGACCTCGTCAAGCGGCTCGGCTATGTGACGTCGCAATTGAAGGGCTTTGCGCGGCGCAGCGACGATGCGCGCAAGCCCGTCAGCGTGCGCCAGGCATTTGCGCAAACCATGCTGCAAATCCGCACGCGCAAGCATTCGCAGCGCCTGACCCTGCATGAAAGCTGGCTTGAGGACGACATCATCGTGCTGTGCAACGCCATCGGCCTGGAACAGGTGTTTACCAACCTGATCACGAATGCCATGGATGCCGTGCCGGAAAGCGAGCCCGTGCAAATCTGGTTCCAGGTGCGCCGCGAAGGCGACCTCGCCGTGCTGCATATCACCGATAATGGCCCCGGCATCCCGCTGGCCTCGCTCGACAAGATTTTCGACCCCTTCTATACCACCAAGGAACACGGGCTGGGCTTGGGATTGTCGATCAGCGCTGGCATACTGCGCGCGGCCGGCAGCGCCTTGGCCGTGCGCAACCGCAGCGCGCAGGAAGGGGGCGGCGCACAATTTACCATCACCCTGAGCTGCGCCCCGGGGGAGAATAAGATAGAGACGAAGGAATAG
- a CDS encoding ABC transporter ATP-binding protein, which produces MTTININAVNKIFTTGGADVIALKDINLEIASGEFICLLGPSGCGKSTLLNAIAGFSQPTSGQILAGGKLITEPGPDRGMVFQEYALFPWMTIESNIAFGLEIAGKTPAEIKERVDMLLSMLGLTEFRARYPKDLSGGMRQRVAIARVLALDSPIMLMDEPFGALDALTRRNLQDELLKIWKVFGTTIVFVTHSIEESIYLADRTIVMTYRPGTIKRDVAIDLPRPRDPSDPEFNRLKRMLGEMVMEEQQRHHNAETMASTAD; this is translated from the coding sequence ATGACCACGATCAATATCAATGCAGTCAATAAAATCTTCACCACGGGCGGCGCGGACGTCATCGCCCTGAAGGATATCAACCTGGAAATCGCCAGCGGCGAGTTCATCTGCCTGCTGGGACCATCCGGCTGCGGCAAGTCGACCCTGCTCAACGCCATCGCCGGCTTTTCGCAGCCGACGTCGGGCCAGATCCTGGCCGGCGGCAAGCTGATCACCGAGCCAGGTCCCGACCGCGGCATGGTGTTCCAGGAATACGCGCTGTTCCCCTGGATGACCATCGAGAGCAATATCGCATTCGGCCTGGAAATCGCCGGCAAGACGCCGGCCGAGATCAAGGAACGAGTCGACATGCTGCTGAGCATGCTGGGCTTGACGGAATTCCGCGCCCGCTACCCGAAAGACTTGTCGGGCGGCATGCGCCAGCGCGTGGCGATTGCCCGCGTGCTGGCCCTCGATTCGCCGATCATGCTGATGGATGAGCCGTTCGGCGCGCTGGACGCCTTGACGCGGCGCAACCTGCAAGATGAATTGCTGAAAATCTGGAAAGTCTTCGGCACCACCATCGTTTTTGTGACGCACTCGATCGAGGAATCGATCTACCTGGCCGACCGCACCATCGTCATGACCTACCGTCCCGGCACCATCAAGCGCGACGTGGCCATCGACCTGCCCCGCCCGCGCGATCCGAGCGACCCCGAGTTCAACCGCTTGAAACGCATGCTGGGCGAGATGGTGATGGAAGAGCAGCAGCGTCATCACAATGCGGAAACCATGGCAAGTACCGCCGATTAG
- a CDS encoding ABC transporter permease gives MMKRFAHGAAVPVAVLLLWQAMSTFGWINPQILPSPVAVVVKWYEYLIPMEAYTPEAGNYLVWMFSGELPHDAWASLSRVLGGFAIGAGLALPLGLLMGTNKTIYKLFDPLVQVLRPIPPIAYIPLAILWFGLGNPPAFFLISIGSFFPVLMNTIAGVRQVDGIYIRAARNLGASQMTMFRRVILPAATPYILAGARIGMGTAFIVVIVAEMIAVNSGLGFRILEAREYFWSDKIIAGMFTIGLFGLAIDMAMNALNNHLLQWHRGLEH, from the coding sequence ATGATGAAACGCTTCGCGCACGGCGCCGCCGTGCCCGTCGCCGTGCTGCTGCTGTGGCAAGCCATGTCGACGTTCGGCTGGATCAACCCGCAAATCCTGCCCTCGCCCGTCGCCGTGGTCGTGAAATGGTATGAATACCTGATCCCCATGGAAGCGTACACGCCCGAAGCGGGCAATTACCTGGTGTGGATGTTCTCCGGCGAACTGCCGCATGACGCCTGGGCCAGCCTGTCGCGCGTGCTGGGCGGCTTTGCCATCGGCGCCGGCCTGGCCTTGCCGCTGGGCCTGCTGATGGGCACCAACAAGACCATCTATAAACTGTTCGATCCGCTGGTGCAGGTGCTGCGCCCGATTCCGCCGATCGCTTACATTCCGCTGGCAATTTTGTGGTTCGGCCTGGGCAACCCGCCCGCCTTCTTCCTGATCAGCATCGGTTCCTTCTTCCCCGTGCTGATGAATACCATCGCCGGCGTACGCCAGGTCGACGGCATCTACATCCGCGCCGCGCGCAACCTGGGCGCCAGCCAGATGACCATGTTCCGCCGCGTCATCCTGCCTGCAGCCACGCCGTATATCCTGGCCGGCGCACGCATCGGCATGGGCACGGCCTTCATCGTCGTGATCGTGGCGGAAATGATCGCCGTGAATAGCGGCCTCGGCTTCCGCATCCTGGAAGCGCGCGAGTACTTCTGGTCCGACAAGATTATCGCTGGCATGTTTACCATCGGTCTGTTCGGCCTGGCCATCGATATGGCCATGAATGCCCTGAATAATCATTTGCTGCAGTGGCACCGCGGCCTGGAACACTGA
- a CDS encoding ABC transporter substrate-binding protein, with amino-acid sequence MARTFRISSFLNTKALAVAVALAAQFPLAVHAADLVRLGNLKFAHYGAVAYMKEIAPKYDLKIEERIFAKGLDIVPAMIAGEIDVSASALEAAITGRATGLPVYLVGGFAKGGVQIVGRPDLNIKGIADLKGKKVGVTRGGPQEILLFAELTKAKLTWSDKPGKDVQILYMGYPDLNQALLTKDIDVMSQSEPYSTQAIHKKYGAAILKPYDTPLGEPVRALVMTEKMYKEKPAVAQRFMDCFVAATRAFLADPKLAEKYVRESMFKNQITSDDYRDAIDNAIFTEDITQSHVQLTTDYMVKFGVGRMAKAPAAKDWVKLDLLEKAKKSYAPR; translated from the coding sequence ATGGCACGCACCTTCCGCATCTCGTCCTTCCTGAACACCAAGGCACTGGCCGTGGCCGTCGCCCTGGCCGCGCAATTCCCGCTGGCCGTCCATGCGGCCGACCTGGTTCGCCTGGGCAACCTGAAATTCGCCCATTACGGCGCCGTCGCCTACATGAAGGAAATCGCGCCGAAATACGATTTGAAAATTGAAGAGCGCATCTTCGCCAAGGGCCTCGACATCGTGCCAGCCATGATCGCCGGCGAAATCGACGTGTCCGCCAGCGCGCTGGAAGCGGCCATCACGGGCCGCGCCACGGGCTTGCCCGTGTACCTGGTGGGCGGCTTCGCCAAGGGCGGCGTGCAGATCGTCGGCCGTCCCGACCTGAACATCAAGGGCATCGCCGACCTGAAAGGCAAGAAAGTCGGCGTCACGCGTGGCGGCCCGCAGGAAATCCTGCTGTTTGCCGAACTGACCAAGGCCAAGCTGACCTGGTCCGACAAGCCGGGCAAGGACGTGCAGATCCTGTACATGGGCTACCCTGACTTGAACCAGGCCTTGCTGACCAAGGACATCGACGTCATGAGCCAGTCCGAGCCATATTCCACCCAGGCGATCCACAAGAAATACGGCGCGGCCATCCTCAAGCCTTACGACACGCCGCTGGGCGAGCCCGTGCGCGCGCTCGTGATGACGGAAAAAATGTACAAGGAAAAGCCGGCCGTGGCCCAGCGCTTCATGGATTGCTTCGTCGCCGCCACGCGCGCCTTCCTGGCCGACCCGAAACTGGCGGAAAAATACGTGCGCGAATCGATGTTCAAGAACCAGATCACCTCCGACGATTACCGCGACGCCATCGACAACGCCATCTTCACGGAAGACATCACGCAAAGCCACGTGCAGCTGACCACCGACTACATGGTGAAATTCGGCGTGGGCCGCATGGCCAAAGCGCCTGCCGCCAAGGATTGGGTCAAGCTGGATCTGCTGGAAAAAGCCAAGAAATCCTACGCACCTCGCTAA
- a CDS encoding winged helix-turn-helix domain-containing protein: MNPISMAPIERVRSTSATLRRIENMQKLIGELSLHEMLADEIAWFLKFSPSGARKYIRDLREAGVIELARYIEGTATYLGKAVYQLTPDPERVRAFLAAIVQPKREGAPPRKDRPGLREQSMAGSGRHFHILADDTHYAIRVNRGPVTRDPLVAALFGAPQQKSAE, from the coding sequence ATGAACCCCATTTCCATGGCACCGATCGAGCGCGTGCGTTCGACGTCGGCAACCCTGCGCCGCATCGAAAACATGCAAAAGCTGATCGGCGAATTGTCGCTGCACGAGATGCTGGCCGATGAAATCGCCTGGTTCCTCAAGTTTTCGCCATCGGGCGCCCGCAAATACATCCGCGACCTGCGCGAAGCGGGCGTGATCGAACTGGCCCGCTACATCGAAGGCACCGCCACCTACCTGGGCAAGGCAGTGTACCAGCTGACGCCAGACCCTGAGCGCGTGCGCGCCTTCCTGGCCGCCATCGTCCAGCCAAAACGCGAAGGCGCGCCACCGCGCAAAGACCGTCCAGGCCTGCGCGAGCAAAGCATGGCAGGCAGCGGCCGTCACTTCCACATCCTGGCCGATGACACGCATTACGCCATCCGCGTCAACCGCGGTCCCGTGACGCGCGATCCGCTCGTCGCCGCCTTGTTCGGTGCGCCACAGCAAAAGTCGGCCGAGTAA